One stretch of Effusibacillus pohliae DSM 22757 DNA includes these proteins:
- the kdd gene encoding L-erythro-3,5-diaminohexanoate dehydrogenase: MKKGDRYGLHRVLEPKGVLPQPAWRIDNTMECWSNEILIEVETLNIDSASFAQIRGEANDDLQKIGRIMRRIVAERGKHHNPVTGSGGMLIGRVAEIGEELRDRSSLQTGDRIATLVSLSLTPLVIDEILQIDPKSGQVDIRGKAILFESGLYAKLPDDLPLKVSLAVLDVCGAPAQTKKLVQPGQKVVVLGASGKSGLLVLKQARNNLGACGKGEGGGQSGGDKGAVDTGTDGKSVTGKEAFAKGTDNRGMLIAVDRGEAACNLLRRLGWADVVLDLDATDPLAVMEAVNQATDGALADLTINCVNVPGTEMSSILATREEGTIYFFSMATSFTAAALGAEGVGKDVTMLIGNGYTKGHAELALQLVRENPELLAVYNDRYAT; this comes from the coding sequence ATGAAAAAAGGCGATCGTTATGGACTGCACCGAGTGCTGGAACCGAAGGGGGTGCTGCCGCAGCCGGCCTGGCGGATCGATAACACGATGGAGTGCTGGAGCAACGAAATTCTGATCGAAGTGGAGACCCTCAATATCGATTCTGCCTCCTTCGCCCAGATTCGCGGGGAAGCGAACGACGATCTGCAGAAAATCGGCCGGATCATGCGGCGCATTGTGGCCGAGCGCGGGAAACACCACAACCCGGTGACCGGTTCCGGCGGCATGCTGATCGGCCGGGTGGCGGAAATCGGCGAGGAGTTGCGGGACCGCAGCAGCCTGCAGACGGGCGACCGGATCGCCACCCTCGTCTCGCTCTCCCTGACGCCGCTTGTGATCGACGAGATTCTGCAGATCGACCCAAAATCGGGCCAGGTTGACATCCGCGGCAAAGCGATTCTGTTCGAAAGCGGCCTGTACGCGAAATTGCCGGACGACCTGCCGCTCAAAGTGTCGCTGGCGGTGCTTGACGTTTGCGGGGCACCGGCGCAAACGAAAAAACTGGTACAACCCGGACAGAAAGTGGTTGTGCTGGGCGCTTCCGGAAAATCGGGCCTGCTTGTGCTGAAACAGGCGCGTAACAATCTGGGAGCGTGTGGAAAGGGTGAAGGCGGCGGCCAAAGCGGGGGCGATAAAGGGGCTGTCGACACGGGTACTGACGGCAAAAGCGTCACCGGCAAGGAGGCCTTCGCCAAAGGGACTGACAACAGAGGGATGCTGATCGCCGTCGACCGCGGGGAAGCGGCTTGCAACCTGCTGCGCCGGCTTGGCTGGGCGGACGTGGTGCTTGATCTGGACGCGACCGACCCGCTTGCGGTGATGGAAGCGGTCAACCAGGCCACGGATGGAGCGCTGGCCGATCTGACCATCAATTGCGTGAATGTGCCGGGGACAGAGATGTCAAGCATCTTGGCGACCCGTGAGGAAGGCACGATCTACTTTTTCTCGATGGCGACATCCTTCACGGCAGCCGCGTTGGGGGCGGAAGGAGTCGGCAAGGATGTGACGATGCTGATCGGGAACGGCTACACGAAAGGGCATGCGGAGCTTGCCCTGCAACTGGTCAGGGAGAACCCGGAATTGCTGGCGGTGTACAACGACCGGTATGCAACCTGA
- a CDS encoding sigma-54 interaction domain-containing protein — MESKTVNTLEMLRAILGSIEEGIHAVNREGITIFYNEAAGRLDGLAPEEVIGKHVLDVFPSLKNETSTLLQVLATGKPLEHVRQTYTNVHGKKVHTVNSTLPIFSNGRLIGAFEVAKDLTQVKELAEKLIDLQASMVAPRKAKPRSAMEARYTFDDIVTCDPRMLQMKELAARAAATDSSVLVCGETGTGKELFVQAIHNLSPRRKKPFIAQNCAALPATLLEGLLFGTVKGSFTGAENRPGLFELADGGTLFLDEINSMSLELQAKLLRVLQEGLVRRIGDTKVTPVDVRVLAATNTDPLQAIQTGQLRPDLYYRLNVVSLHLPRLAERKADIPLLTRHFLDMYNERFQKQVERVSPDVERCFLRYEWPGNVRELQHAIEGAMNLVRDREIGLDLIPWQIAQAAGRQDGALGAEQTAAPLGQGKTSREGSGEIGEERLLQRRKAVQADPAVVESGAAGDTDGVLNPFGSVLDAFKRSGLPLREFLERIERTITGAVMDETNGNVLQAAKRLGIPRQTLQYRITRKK; from the coding sequence ATGGAATCAAAAACGGTGAATACACTGGAAATGCTGCGCGCGATTCTCGGATCGATCGAGGAAGGGATTCATGCGGTCAACCGGGAGGGCATCACCATTTTTTACAACGAGGCGGCCGGCCGGCTGGACGGGTTGGCGCCGGAGGAGGTGATCGGCAAACATGTACTGGACGTGTTTCCATCGCTGAAAAACGAGACGAGCACGCTGCTGCAGGTACTGGCCACCGGCAAACCGCTGGAGCATGTGCGGCAGACCTACACGAATGTGCACGGCAAGAAAGTGCATACGGTGAACAGCACCTTGCCGATTTTTTCGAACGGACGGTTGATCGGGGCGTTTGAGGTGGCGAAGGATCTGACGCAGGTCAAGGAACTGGCGGAAAAATTGATTGACCTGCAGGCGAGCATGGTGGCGCCGCGCAAAGCGAAACCGCGGTCGGCGATGGAAGCGCGCTACACGTTTGACGACATTGTGACTTGCGACCCGCGCATGTTGCAGATGAAGGAACTGGCCGCGCGGGCTGCCGCCACCGATTCGTCCGTGCTGGTATGCGGGGAAACGGGCACCGGCAAAGAATTGTTCGTACAGGCGATCCACAATCTGTCGCCGCGCCGGAAAAAGCCGTTTATCGCGCAAAATTGTGCGGCGCTCCCGGCTACGCTGCTGGAAGGGCTGCTGTTCGGGACGGTGAAAGGCAGCTTTACGGGGGCGGAGAATCGGCCAGGGCTGTTTGAGTTGGCCGATGGGGGAACGCTGTTTCTTGATGAGATCAACTCGATGTCGCTTGAACTGCAGGCGAAGCTGCTACGGGTGCTGCAGGAAGGGTTGGTGCGACGGATCGGGGACACGAAAGTGACGCCGGTCGACGTCCGCGTGCTGGCCGCTACCAACACCGATCCGCTGCAAGCGATTCAAACGGGACAGCTGCGTCCTGATCTGTACTACCGGTTGAATGTGGTGTCGCTCCATCTCCCACGGCTGGCCGAACGAAAAGCGGATATTCCGCTGTTGACGAGGCATTTTCTGGACATGTACAACGAGCGGTTTCAGAAACAGGTGGAACGAGTGTCGCCCGATGTCGAGCGGTGTTTTCTGCGGTACGAGTGGCCCGGAAACGTGCGCGAATTGCAGCATGCGATCGAAGGGGCGATGAATCTGGTGCGCGACCGGGAAATCGGGTTGGATTTGATCCCGTGGCAGATCGCGCAGGCGGCGGGCCGACAGGACGGAGCCCTGGGAGCGGAGCAGACGGCTGCGCCGCTTGGACAGGGCAAAACGAGCAGAGAAGGGAGCGGAGAGATTGGCGAAGAGCGGCTGCTGCAGCGGAGAAAAGCGGTTCAAGCGGATCCGGCTGTTGTAGAGAGCGGAGCCGCCGGTGACACGGATGGCGTTCTCAATCCGTTCGGCAGCGTTCTGGACGCGTTCAAGCGGTCCGGTTTGCCGCTGCGCGAGTTCCTTGAGCGGATCGAACGGACGATCACAGGCGCGGTCATGGACGAAACGAACGGAAATGTCCTGCAAGCGGCGAAGCGCCTCGGCATCCCCCGGCAAACCCTGCAGTACCGGATCACCAGAAAAAAATAA
- a CDS encoding methyl-accepting chemotaxis protein has translation MTKTLSLARYMIRSTLLAIVGSVVTSVGVVYGNHLEGLAMWGTIGYIAVFSGIMGALISSFNYRRFVAPMARIIEHIEVLAAGDLTARIDEGEVGHLTPVAASMNRMSEAWEKVLKQVNESALQTASLSQQLSASAAESTQAIHQIADAIQDVAAGAETQAKGLHESKRAIEGMAGGIQRVADSSAAVSEASAEMLQQAEQGHRSVIQAADQMDSLHSSVHHSAAVIKQLGDRSQAIGQIVEVITGIASQTNLLALNAAIEAARAGEHGRGFAVVADEVRKLAEQSEQSAGQIAELIREIQADTTRAVHTMDTGIDAVQSGRELFQAAGESFGRIVKIAQQIAGQLAEIAAVSQQMAAGSQQVCQSVEEMVGIAGRSQSSSQGMAAASREQLASVEQIAASAASLSELALELQQTVGKFKVG, from the coding sequence ATGACGAAAACATTGTCGTTGGCCAGGTATATGATCCGCTCGACACTGCTGGCCATAGTGGGATCGGTCGTCACATCGGTCGGAGTCGTCTACGGGAATCATCTGGAAGGTCTGGCGATGTGGGGTACCATCGGCTATATTGCGGTCTTCAGCGGTATCATGGGAGCGTTGATCAGCAGTTTCAACTACCGGCGGTTTGTGGCGCCGATGGCCCGTATCATCGAACACATTGAAGTGCTGGCGGCAGGCGATCTGACCGCTCGCATCGATGAGGGCGAAGTCGGCCATCTGACGCCGGTTGCCGCCTCCATGAACCGGATGAGCGAAGCCTGGGAGAAAGTGTTGAAACAGGTCAATGAAAGCGCTTTGCAAACGGCTTCCCTGTCGCAACAATTGTCGGCGAGTGCGGCGGAAAGCACGCAAGCGATCCATCAGATTGCGGACGCCATTCAGGATGTGGCGGCGGGAGCGGAAACGCAGGCGAAGGGCCTGCATGAAAGCAAGCGGGCGATCGAGGGAATGGCCGGCGGGATTCAGCGGGTGGCAGACAGTTCAGCTGCCGTTTCCGAAGCGTCTGCCGAAATGTTGCAGCAGGCGGAACAAGGCCATCGATCGGTCATACAAGCGGCCGATCAGATGGATTCGCTCCATTCATCGGTCCACCATTCGGCCGCGGTGATCAAACAGCTGGGCGATCGTTCGCAAGCGATCGGGCAGATTGTCGAAGTGATTACAGGGATCGCTTCCCAGACCAATCTGTTGGCGCTCAATGCGGCGATCGAAGCGGCAAGGGCGGGCGAGCACGGCCGAGGCTTTGCGGTGGTCGCGGACGAGGTGCGCAAACTGGCCGAGCAATCGGAACAATCGGCCGGCCAGATCGCGGAGTTGATTCGAGAAATCCAGGCGGATACGACGCGCGCGGTGCACACGATGGACACAGGGATCGACGCGGTTCAGTCCGGCAGGGAACTGTTTCAGGCGGCTGGCGAATCGTTCGGCCGCATCGTCAAAATCGCTCAGCAGATCGCCGGCCAGCTGGCGGAGATCGCGGCCGTATCGCAACAGATGGCGGCCGGTTCGCAGCAGGTGTGCCAATCGGTCGAGGAGATGGTGGGGATCGCCGGCAGATCGCAGTCCAGCTCGCAGGGCATGGCGGCCGCATCACGGGAACAGTTGGCGTCGGTGGAACAAATCGCCGCATCCGCCGCATCGCTCAGTGAGCTGGCACTGGAGCTGCAACAAACGGTCGGCAAATTCAAGGTCGGTTAA
- a CDS encoding YcdB/YcdC domain-containing protein, producing the protein MKKMKRAATAALTIGMLISSAPYAALADASQATAGTLTQEQAIEAAKKYIKLPDGYQFRDATLQEDKGGLPPFGRSSIWIIHFSKQNQFAFGEINVVIDAKTAKLLDLNVFQRDDAPIENAISREEAKAKAVEYLKRFDADKIDQVQEMGDAKYPVPYGSQTVTHSFRFVRMVNGIPYPMDGVSIMVNGNGELRSYHYNWTESVQFPQPNATITEQQAKEAFRNALNLQLQYIAKLKPYKDRPDEARLVYGPWGQYGLPMIDATKGVAIDREGNPLPAGQTGDWKPLADRPGAPKTTKELTKEAALELLKSYNLGLEGYTLQGSNYQNGPNNQPVWQFDFQQGDPKDFQIQTLKRISVMINVKTGELLHLFRMDFRKGPQEFPANPAISREQAQAKAIEFVKNALPTAIHQIAFDSSTQFFGAGYRFNFVTLVNGTPLRDPNIFVEIDPNTGEVREYYGGGGWLNTLAFPTKENLIGAETAKEKYLEKYPVRLQYVPIFEPNQNPYGKPYDPTKPKGVQLVYAPLINDAAQLIDAKTGEWVSPWGGQPGQPVQASDIKGHWAEKQMQYFLDRGIYTVKDGKLNPDAGVTRAETVRYLVMAVDGPVRALEKQLFDDVPKTDPNYQFIEEAAARKWIDPNVKNFRPNDVITREEFADLVTAILGYGKLSDSTDTFKIHFRDVSVESDGKYVGDIEIAAALGLMSGWEGNFMPKRPLTKAQAAVVMVKLLDQLKEKQNPPYFISK; encoded by the coding sequence ATGAAGAAAATGAAACGCGCCGCGACAGCCGCATTGACGATCGGCATGTTGATTTCATCGGCGCCCTATGCGGCGCTCGCCGATGCGTCGCAGGCGACTGCCGGGACATTAACGCAGGAGCAAGCGATTGAGGCAGCCAAGAAGTACATCAAGCTGCCTGACGGTTACCAGTTCCGCGATGCGACGTTGCAGGAGGACAAGGGGGGGTTACCGCCGTTTGGCCGCAGCAGCATCTGGATCATCCATTTTTCCAAGCAAAATCAATTCGCTTTTGGCGAGATTAACGTGGTGATCGATGCAAAAACGGCAAAATTGCTCGATCTGAACGTCTTCCAACGGGATGACGCTCCGATTGAAAATGCGATTTCGCGGGAAGAGGCAAAGGCAAAAGCGGTTGAATACTTGAAGCGGTTTGATGCGGACAAGATCGATCAGGTGCAGGAAATGGGGGATGCAAAGTACCCCGTTCCTTATGGCTCGCAAACGGTCACGCATTCGTTCCGGTTTGTCCGGATGGTCAACGGAATTCCGTATCCGATGGACGGAGTCAGCATCATGGTCAACGGAAATGGAGAGCTTCGCAGCTACCATTACAATTGGACAGAAAGCGTTCAATTCCCGCAGCCGAATGCAACCATAACGGAGCAGCAAGCGAAGGAAGCGTTTCGTAATGCTCTTAATCTGCAACTGCAGTACATCGCAAAACTGAAACCGTATAAAGACAGGCCGGATGAGGCCCGACTGGTGTACGGTCCGTGGGGCCAGTATGGACTGCCGATGATCGACGCAACAAAAGGGGTGGCTATTGACCGCGAAGGGAATCCGCTGCCCGCCGGCCAAACGGGCGACTGGAAGCCGCTGGCCGATCGGCCGGGAGCGCCGAAAACGACCAAGGAACTGACAAAAGAAGCTGCGCTTGAGTTGCTCAAATCCTACAACCTGGGTCTCGAAGGCTACACGCTGCAGGGATCCAATTATCAAAATGGGCCCAACAATCAACCAGTATGGCAGTTTGACTTTCAGCAGGGTGATCCGAAAGACTTTCAAATCCAAACGCTGAAACGCATCTCGGTCATGATCAATGTGAAAACCGGCGAACTGCTCCACCTGTTCCGCATGGATTTTAGGAAAGGACCGCAAGAATTCCCCGCGAATCCGGCAATCTCCAGGGAACAGGCGCAAGCCAAGGCGATCGAATTTGTGAAAAATGCGCTTCCCACTGCCATCCACCAGATCGCGTTTGATTCGTCAACGCAATTTTTCGGTGCGGGCTACCGGTTCAATTTTGTTACCTTGGTCAACGGCACTCCGTTGCGCGATCCGAACATCTTTGTGGAGATCGATCCGAATACAGGCGAAGTAAGGGAATACTATGGCGGAGGAGGTTGGTTGAACACGCTGGCATTCCCGACGAAAGAGAACCTGATCGGCGCCGAGACGGCGAAAGAAAAGTATCTGGAAAAATATCCGGTTCGCCTGCAATATGTCCCAATTTTTGAACCGAACCAAAACCCGTACGGGAAACCGTACGATCCCACTAAGCCGAAAGGTGTGCAATTGGTCTATGCGCCGCTGATCAATGACGCGGCACAACTGATCGATGCGAAAACAGGCGAATGGGTGTCTCCGTGGGGCGGGCAACCGGGGCAGCCGGTGCAGGCGAGCGATATAAAAGGCCATTGGGCGGAAAAACAGATGCAATATTTCCTTGACCGGGGTATCTATACGGTTAAGGACGGCAAGCTCAATCCGGATGCGGGAGTTACCCGGGCCGAGACGGTCAGGTATCTGGTGATGGCGGTCGACGGACCGGTTCGCGCGCTTGAGAAGCAGCTGTTCGACGATGTGCCAAAGACAGACCCGAACTATCAATTTATTGAAGAGGCGGCGGCACGGAAATGGATCGATCCGAACGTGAAAAATTTTCGTCCAAATGATGTCATCACCCGGGAAGAATTTGCCGATCTGGTGACGGCGATTCTCGGATACGGGAAATTGTCCGATTCGACCGACACCTTCAAGATTCACTTCCGGGATGTTTCGGTTGAATCGGACGGAAAATATGTCGGGGATATCGAGATTGCAGCCGCGCTCGGACTCATGTCCGGATGGGAAGGCAACTTTATGCCAAAGCGGCCGCTGACCAAAGCGCAGGCGGCGGTTGTCATGGTCAAGTTGTTGGATCAGCTGAAAGAAAAGCAGAATCCGCCGTATTTCATCAGCAAGTGA
- a CDS encoding DUF1427 family protein → MDARVMILSLVTGLIVGFLFSALKLPLPAPSVFSGILGIIGIWLGGVVFHWISRLWQ, encoded by the coding sequence TTGGACGCACGCGTCATGATTTTGTCTTTGGTGACCGGACTGATCGTCGGGTTTCTGTTTTCCGCGCTAAAATTGCCGCTGCCGGCACCGTCCGTTTTTTCCGGTATTCTGGGCATTATCGGGATCTGGCTGGGCGGTGTCGTCTTCCATTGGATCAGCCGACTCTGGCAATAG